From Cognatishimia activa, one genomic window encodes:
- a CDS encoding NAD+ synthase — translation MADKFRVTLAQANPVMGDIAGNAAKAKSAWAEGKAAGSDLVALPEMFILGYNPQDLVMKPSVQAACLAAVEQLAIDCADGPALAIGGPFAEDDKLFNAYFILKGGKIASKQLKHHLPNYNVFDEVRVFDSGPMGGPYAVGNTRIGSPICEDAWYEDVAETMQETGAEFLLVPNGSPYYRDKFDRRMSHMVARVIETGLPLIYLNMVGGQDDQVFDGGSFVLNPGGHLAVQLPVFDEMIAHVDLVRGEDGWVCEQGERALLPAGEEQDYRVSVEALRDYMGKTGFKKVLLGLSGGIDSAIVATIAVDALGAENVRCVMLPSEYTSQGSLDDAEDIAKRLGVHYDYVPIKESRDAVTNTLAPLFVGLEEGLTEENIQSRLRGLLLMAMSNKFGEMLLTTGNKSEVAVGYATIYGDMNGGYNPIKDMYKTRVFETCRWRNENHREWMNGPSGEVIPVTIIDKPPSAELRPDQKDEDSLPPYDILDGILEMLVDQEKSVADCVEAGYERATVKRVEHLLYISEYKRFQSAPGARLSKKAFWMDRRYPIVNRFRDES, via the coding sequence ATGGCAGACAAATTCCGAGTGACATTGGCGCAGGCCAACCCGGTGATGGGCGACATCGCGGGGAACGCGGCCAAAGCGAAATCTGCCTGGGCAGAAGGCAAAGCGGCAGGTTCTGATCTTGTTGCGCTGCCTGAGATGTTCATTCTTGGATACAACCCACAGGATTTGGTGATGAAGCCCTCGGTGCAAGCCGCCTGTTTGGCAGCCGTCGAACAATTGGCAATCGACTGTGCCGACGGACCTGCATTGGCCATCGGAGGGCCATTTGCTGAAGACGATAAGCTGTTTAATGCCTACTTCATCCTGAAGGGTGGAAAAATTGCTAGCAAACAACTGAAACACCACCTGCCAAACTACAACGTCTTCGACGAAGTGCGGGTGTTTGATTCCGGCCCCATGGGTGGCCCGTATGCCGTCGGGAATACGCGCATTGGGTCTCCAATCTGCGAAGACGCCTGGTATGAAGATGTCGCAGAGACAATGCAGGAAACCGGTGCCGAATTCCTGCTGGTTCCAAATGGGTCACCTTACTACCGTGATAAGTTTGATCGCCGCATGAGCCACATGGTGGCGCGCGTGATCGAAACCGGCCTGCCGCTGATTTATCTCAATATGGTGGGCGGACAGGATGATCAGGTTTTTGACGGTGGTTCTTTTGTCCTGAACCCGGGCGGACACCTCGCGGTGCAGCTGCCTGTCTTTGATGAAATGATCGCACATGTGGATCTGGTGCGCGGCGAAGACGGCTGGGTCTGTGAACAGGGCGAACGGGCTCTGCTGCCTGCAGGAGAAGAGCAGGACTACCGCGTCAGCGTCGAAGCCCTGCGCGATTACATGGGAAAGACAGGCTTTAAGAAGGTTCTTTTGGGACTGTCTGGCGGTATCGATTCCGCGATCGTTGCAACCATTGCGGTTGATGCGCTGGGCGCTGAAAACGTGCGCTGCGTGATGCTGCCATCTGAGTACACTTCGCAAGGCTCGCTGGATGACGCTGAAGACATCGCGAAACGGTTGGGCGTGCACTATGATTATGTGCCGATCAAAGAAAGCCGCGACGCCGTCACCAATACGCTTGCGCCGCTTTTTGTAGGTCTTGAAGAAGGGCTGACGGAAGAAAACATCCAATCGCGCCTGCGCGGGCTTCTCTTGATGGCCATGTCTAATAAATTTGGCGAGATGCTGCTGACGACAGGCAATAAATCCGAGGTCGCAGTTGGCTATGCCACGATCTATGGCGACATGAACGGTGGCTATAATCCGATCAAGGACATGTACAAAACCCGTGTTTTTGAAACCTGCCGCTGGCGCAACGAAAACCACCGGGAATGGATGAACGGGCCGTCGGGCGAGGTGATCCCGGTGACGATCATCGACAAACCACCGTCTGCAGAGCTGCGTCCGGATCAGAAAGACGAAGACAGCCTGCCGCCCTATGACATTCTCGACGGCATTCTTGAGATGCTGGTCGATCAGGAGAAATCCGTAGCGGATTGCGTCGAGGCCGGGTATGAGCGTGCGACGGTCAAGCGGGTCGAACACCTGCTTTACATCAGCGAATACAAGCGCTTCCAGTCTGCACCCGGCGCGCGTCTGTCCAAGAAAGCCTTTTGGATGGATCGGCGCTATCCGATTGTGAACCGGTTCCGAGATGAGAGTTAA
- a CDS encoding phosphatase PAP2 family protein, whose protein sequence is MDTTIFDAIQSIGGRSDLFDRAICNIATNPLLKGALPMIFFWALWFAPSYNRMVYRARLLAMLVVAAVAIVIGRAMATLLPFRLRPLHDPDIKMQLSFDLDPSILSGWSAFPSDHAVMFFALSTCFFLIQKRIGYIAFVHSIIAIAFARVFLGFHWPSDVLAGALVGAGVAMVLFRPVAKLISQTQLTRWLIRREQFLYPALFIITYQVTTMFNATRELASAMLDALSLV, encoded by the coding sequence ATGGACACGACCATTTTCGATGCGATTCAATCGATTGGCGGGCGGTCAGACCTGTTTGACCGCGCCATCTGTAACATCGCGACCAATCCACTACTCAAGGGAGCCTTGCCCATGATCTTCTTCTGGGCGCTTTGGTTTGCGCCATCCTACAATCGGATGGTCTACCGTGCTCGCCTCTTGGCCATGCTCGTTGTGGCCGCCGTAGCCATTGTTATCGGCCGTGCCATGGCAACTCTTCTACCTTTTCGCCTGCGTCCGCTGCATGATCCAGACATAAAAATGCAATTATCCTTCGACTTGGATCCATCCATCCTATCTGGCTGGAGTGCCTTTCCAAGCGATCACGCAGTCATGTTCTTTGCACTCTCGACCTGCTTCTTCCTGATCCAAAAACGCATCGGCTATATTGCTTTCGTCCACAGCATAATCGCAATCGCATTTGCACGCGTGTTTCTTGGGTTTCACTGGCCATCTGATGTCCTGGCGGGTGCATTGGTCGGCGCAGGTGTTGCAATGGTTCTGTTCAGACCCGTTGCAAAACTCATCAGTCAGACGCAATTGACCCGCTGGCTAATTCGCCGTGAGCAGTTTCTCTATCCGGCGCTGTTCATCATTACGTATCAAGTCACCACAATGTTCAACGCGACACGTGAACTTGCTTCGGCCATGCTCGACGCTCTGAGCCTCGTTTAG
- a CDS encoding cupin domain-containing protein, with translation MQKVNLAEKLAMFSSHWDPHVVASYNDNDVMVVKFKGEFPFHKHDTTDDFFLVLEGEVTMEYEAHDPVSFGPGELVVVPKGVVHRPKAAEEVKVLLIEPKGEPNSGDSGREPAPKPHI, from the coding sequence ATGCAAAAAGTGAACCTTGCTGAAAAGCTGGCGATGTTTTCGTCCCACTGGGATCCCCATGTCGTCGCAAGCTACAATGATAACGACGTGATGGTCGTGAAGTTCAAAGGCGAATTTCCCTTCCACAAACATGATACCACCGATGATTTCTTTCTCGTCCTCGAGGGTGAAGTCACCATGGAATACGAAGCGCATGATCCTGTGTCCTTTGGTCCGGGTGAGCTTGTGGTCGTACCCAAAGGCGTTGTACACCGCCCGAAAGCTGCAGAAGAAGTCAAAGTTCTGCTGATCGAACCCAAGGGTGAACCAAATTCCGGGGACAGCGGCCGAGAGCCAGCGCCCAAGCCGCATATCTGA
- a CDS encoding 2-isopropylmalate synthase gives MDKNRVVIFDTTLRDGEQSPGATMTHDEKLEIAEMLDDMGVDIIEAGFPIASEGDFRAVSEIAKRAKNSRICGLARANFADIDRCAEAIKHAELNRIHTFIGTSPLHRAIPNLTMDEMADKIHETVTHARNLTENVQWSPMDATRTEWDYLCRVIEIAIKAGATTINIPDTVGYTAPAESADLIKRLIETVPGADEVIFATHCHNDLGMATANSLAAVAGGARQIECTINGLGERAGNTALEEVVMAMKTRNDIMPWHTGIDTKKIMAISRRVSTVSGFLVQPNKAIVGKNAFAHESGIHQDGMLKNPENFEIMRPEDIGLSGTSLPLGKHSGRAALRDKLEQLGYEIGDNQLKDVFVRFKDLADRKKEVFDDDLIALMRTDDANDVLKLKTLRVVCGTGGPADATLVMEIDGEEKTAIESGDGPVDAAFKAIRQLHPNKAHLELYQVHAVTAGTDAQATVSVRLSEDGNVATGESADTDTVVASAKAYIHALNRLLVRRGKLGDGADTKEVSYKDLA, from the coding sequence ATGGATAAGAACAGAGTCGTCATTTTTGACACCACCCTGCGCGATGGCGAGCAATCCCCGGGCGCGACCATGACCCATGATGAAAAGCTCGAAATCGCAGAGATGTTGGATGATATGGGCGTTGACATCATCGAAGCCGGTTTTCCGATTGCTTCTGAAGGTGATTTCCGTGCGGTCAGCGAGATCGCAAAACGTGCTAAAAACAGCCGCATCTGTGGTTTGGCGCGGGCGAATTTCGCCGATATCGACCGCTGCGCCGAAGCAATCAAACACGCAGAGCTGAACCGCATCCATACCTTTATCGGGACATCTCCGCTGCACCGGGCCATCCCGAACCTCACTATGGATGAGATGGCGGATAAAATTCATGAGACTGTGACTCACGCGCGCAACCTGACCGAAAACGTGCAATGGTCCCCGATGGATGCAACCCGCACTGAATGGGACTACCTCTGCCGCGTGATCGAAATCGCCATCAAAGCAGGTGCCACAACGATCAACATCCCTGACACCGTTGGCTATACTGCACCAGCGGAATCAGCGGATCTGATCAAACGCCTGATTGAAACCGTACCGGGCGCGGATGAAGTCATTTTCGCAACCCACTGCCACAATGACCTCGGCATGGCGACTGCGAACTCCTTGGCCGCAGTGGCTGGCGGTGCGCGCCAGATCGAATGTACCATCAATGGTCTCGGCGAACGCGCGGGTAACACAGCTTTGGAAGAAGTTGTGATGGCGATGAAAACTCGCAACGACATCATGCCTTGGCACACAGGCATCGACACGAAAAAGATCATGGCAATCTCGCGTCGCGTTTCCACCGTGTCAGGTTTCCTGGTCCAGCCAAACAAGGCCATCGTCGGCAAAAACGCTTTCGCGCATGAAAGCGGCATCCATCAGGATGGCATGCTGAAGAATCCAGAAAACTTCGAGATCATGCGTCCCGAAGACATCGGTCTGTCTGGCACCTCTCTGCCACTGGGCAAACACTCTGGTCGCGCCGCTCTGCGCGATAAGCTGGAGCAGCTGGGCTATGAGATTGGCGACAACCAATTGAAAGACGTGTTTGTGCGCTTCAAAGACCTCGCGGACCGCAAAAAGGAAGTCTTTGACGATGACCTGATCGCCCTGATGCGGACAGATGACGCCAATGACGTGCTGAAGTTGAAAACACTGCGCGTTGTCTGCGGCACGGGTGGGCCTGCGGACGCAACTCTGGTGATGGAGATCGACGGCGAAGAAAAGACCGCAATTGAATCCGGAGACGGTCCTGTTGATGCGGCATTCAAAGCCATTCGGCAGCTGCACCCCAACAAAGCGCATCTGGAGCTTTATCAAGTGCACGCTGTCACAGCGGGTACCGACGCGCAGGCAACAGTCTCAGTTCGCCTGTCCGAGGATGGCAATGTTGCAACCGGGGAAAGTGCTGACACGGACACAGTTGTAGCCTCAGCCAAAGCCTATATCCACGCTTTGAACCGCCTGCTCGTAAGACGCGGCAAACTGGGCGACGGTGCCGATACGAAAGAAGTGTCTTACAAAGACCTCGCATAG
- a CDS encoding flavodoxin family protein, producing MAEAAYAAAKDECDVTLMRAEDAEPKHLLGADGYIFCAPENLAALSGMMKEFFDRCYYPVLGKLEGRPYAQMICAGSDGENAVRQLARITTGWRLKEVQPAIIVNTSAQTEAAILAPKTIPENDLAKCRDIGQALAAGLAMGVF from the coding sequence ATGGCTGAGGCCGCTTATGCGGCGGCGAAAGACGAGTGCGATGTGACCCTGATGCGGGCCGAGGATGCCGAACCTAAGCATCTTCTGGGAGCAGATGGCTACATCTTCTGCGCGCCTGAAAATCTGGCGGCTTTGTCCGGGATGATGAAAGAGTTCTTCGATCGCTGTTATTACCCGGTGCTTGGAAAGCTTGAAGGCCGCCCATACGCGCAGATGATCTGTGCGGGCTCTGACGGAGAGAATGCGGTGCGTCAGTTGGCGCGAATAACAACAGGGTGGCGTTTAAAGGAAGTGCAGCCGGCCATCATTGTGAACACCAGCGCGCAAACCGAAGCGGCCATTCTGGCGCCCAAAACCATTCCGGAGAATGACTTGGCCAAATGTCGAGACATTGGCCAAGCGCTGGCTGCCGGGTTGGCAATGGGTGTCTTCTAA
- a CDS encoding 23S rRNA (adenine(2030)-N(6))-methyltransferase RlmJ, with protein MLSYQHIYHAGNLADVQKHALLCAMLDYMGQKPKPMSYLETHSGRGLYDLEAPEAVKTGEAEAGIGIAEDWFDVDHPFRRALKAVRDGFGEQAYGGSPLLAAQLLRAGDKMHLAELHPREGDALEDAMVMFDAKIHRRDGFEMAQAVCPPTPRRGLLLIDPSYELKTDYDLIPKQIAKLHRKWNVGVIALWYPILKDQTHLQMLTALEFQNLPKTLRHEVRFPAAREGHRMIGSGMFIVNAPYGLHDEAKRLSKLFST; from the coding sequence ATGCTTAGTTATCAGCACATTTACCACGCGGGCAATCTGGCAGATGTGCAGAAACATGCCCTGTTGTGCGCTATGCTTGACTACATGGGGCAAAAGCCCAAGCCGATGAGTTATCTGGAGACTCACTCGGGGCGCGGTCTCTACGATCTTGAAGCCCCTGAGGCGGTAAAAACTGGCGAAGCAGAGGCCGGGATTGGCATTGCGGAGGATTGGTTCGACGTCGACCACCCTTTCCGACGCGCGCTGAAAGCCGTGCGGGACGGTTTCGGAGAGCAAGCCTATGGCGGATCCCCCTTACTGGCCGCGCAATTGTTGCGGGCTGGCGATAAGATGCATCTTGCGGAGTTGCACCCGCGCGAAGGGGATGCGCTTGAAGATGCGATGGTGATGTTTGACGCGAAAATTCACCGCCGCGACGGGTTTGAAATGGCGCAGGCCGTGTGCCCTCCGACACCACGGCGAGGGCTCTTGCTGATCGACCCAAGCTACGAATTGAAAACGGATTACGATCTGATCCCAAAGCAAATCGCGAAACTTCACCGCAAGTGGAATGTCGGTGTGATCGCGCTTTGGTATCCTATTTTGAAAGACCAAACGCATCTCCAGATGCTAACGGCGCTGGAATTCCAAAACCTTCCAAAGACCCTGCGCCATGAAGTTCGTTTTCCAGCAGCACGGGAGGGGCATCGCATGATTGGATCAGGCATGTTCATTGTGAACGCACCTTATGGATTGCATGACGAAGCCAAGCGTCTGAGCAAACTCTTTTCTACCTAG
- a CDS encoding MBL fold metallo-hydrolase yields the protein MHKTKTLSHGKLSRRDLMIGGATLPLIAGASKAFGAAEMMGVGGTRFNRMKLGGFEVTTLLAGTRAVEDPKNIFGLNVDGSEFDAVSAEANIPTDVAQFFFTPTVVNTGTELILFDTGLNPAGITRALADAGYNADQIDVVVITHMHGDHIGGLYGDGGETFKNARYVTGSAEFDFWAKAENERFEVKVRPLADKFAMIGDGVSVASGVTAMGAFGHTPGHMTYRLESNGQQLVLGADFANHYVWSVAHPDWEVRFDMDKSAAAATRRKMLDMMAADNIPFIGYHMPFPGVGYVETRGDGFHYVPASYQLML from the coding sequence ATGCACAAGACCAAGACACTATCCCACGGAAAACTATCCCGCAGAGATCTGATGATTGGTGGCGCCACATTGCCGTTGATTGCGGGTGCCAGCAAAGCCTTTGGTGCCGCAGAGATGATGGGTGTTGGCGGGACGCGCTTTAATCGCATGAAGCTCGGTGGCTTTGAGGTCACGACGCTCCTTGCTGGTACGCGCGCTGTGGAAGATCCCAAAAACATTTTTGGATTGAATGTGGATGGCAGTGAGTTCGACGCGGTGTCTGCAGAAGCCAATATCCCAACAGACGTTGCACAGTTCTTTTTCACACCAACTGTCGTGAACACAGGCACCGAGCTGATCCTTTTTGACACTGGTTTAAACCCGGCTGGTATCACCAGAGCACTGGCTGACGCAGGTTATAATGCCGATCAGATCGACGTCGTTGTAATCACCCATATGCACGGAGATCACATCGGAGGTCTTTATGGTGATGGCGGAGAAACCTTCAAAAACGCGCGTTATGTCACCGGATCTGCTGAGTTCGATTTCTGGGCCAAGGCTGAAAACGAACGCTTCGAAGTCAAAGTACGGCCCCTCGCAGATAAATTTGCGATGATTGGGGATGGCGTGTCGGTTGCCTCTGGCGTCACCGCCATGGGAGCCTTCGGACATACGCCGGGCCATATGACTTACCGGTTAGAAAGCAATGGTCAACAATTGGTACTGGGCGCAGATTTCGCCAACCATTATGTCTGGTCTGTCGCCCATCCTGATTGGGAAGTGCGCTTTGATATGGACAAGTCAGCGGCAGCCGCAACGCGGCGCAAAATGCTCGACATGATGGCTGCGGATAACATCCCGTTTATCGGCTATCACATGCCATTCCCCGGCGTTGGTTATGTTGAAACCCGTGGAGATGGGTTTCACTACGTGCCAGCGAGCTATCAATTGATGCTCTGA
- a CDS encoding fatty acid desaturase family protein, with protein MTRDYHLLGEGARLAQESGLANPKWFKPTIDPAVVRGLMQKSDRIAMRDTLIWLGAMLVLAGIGIALWPSLWSLPFWAAYGVLYGSGGDSRWHECGHKTAFKTAWMNTVVYQIASFMMMRSPVVWRASHVRHHTDTIIVGRDPEIVAMRPPDLWRIVLNLFGIIDVYQAVGRMLLHASGRLDPEEASFVRDLDIARVTRVARIWLAIYLGVIALSMLLGSILPLMVIGLPRLYGAWHHVMTGLLQHLGLAENVTDHRLNTRTVMMNPVSRFIYLNMNYHLEHHMFTMVPYYNLPKLHEYLRDQLPVPERSIPAAYRRLMPVLWRQLRDEEAVILQDLPEGAPPYGSEAELLRPHAV; from the coding sequence ATGACGCGAGATTATCATCTGTTAGGTGAAGGCGCGCGCCTCGCGCAGGAAAGCGGGCTCGCGAACCCAAAGTGGTTTAAACCGACAATCGACCCTGCGGTTGTCAGGGGGCTTATGCAGAAGTCAGACCGGATCGCGATGCGAGATACCCTGATCTGGCTGGGTGCCATGTTGGTGCTCGCAGGAATCGGCATTGCGCTTTGGCCAAGCCTTTGGTCATTGCCGTTCTGGGCGGCCTATGGGGTGCTTTATGGTTCTGGCGGAGACTCTCGGTGGCATGAGTGTGGGCATAAAACGGCTTTCAAAACCGCTTGGATGAACACCGTTGTTTACCAGATAGCTTCCTTCATGATGATGCGGTCTCCCGTTGTCTGGCGGGCCAGCCATGTGCGGCATCACACGGATACAATCATCGTCGGCCGGGACCCTGAGATTGTCGCGATGCGCCCGCCGGATTTGTGGCGAATTGTGTTGAACCTGTTTGGTATCATCGATGTTTATCAGGCAGTTGGGCGCATGTTATTGCATGCAAGCGGGCGACTTGATCCCGAAGAGGCGAGTTTCGTCAGGGATCTGGATATAGCTCGGGTGACCCGCGTCGCACGGATTTGGCTGGCGATTTATTTGGGGGTTATTGCGCTGTCGATGCTGCTGGGGTCAATATTGCCACTGATGGTGATCGGCCTGCCGCGTCTTTATGGTGCGTGGCATCATGTGATGACCGGTCTTCTGCAGCATTTGGGACTGGCAGAAAATGTCACTGACCATCGCCTGAACACCAGAACGGTTATGATGAACCCGGTTAGCCGGTTCATTTACCTGAATATGAACTACCACCTTGAACATCACATGTTCACCATGGTGCCCTATTACAACTTGCCCAAATTGCACGAGTATCTCAGGGATCAGTTGCCCGTGCCGGAGCGGTCAATTCCAGCGGCTTATCGTCGACTAATGCCGGTGCTCTGGCGCCAATTGCGTGACGAGGAGGCTGTAATTCTGCAAGACTTACCGGAGGGCGCGCCGCCATATGGCTCTGAGGCCGAGCTTTTGCGTCCGCATGCCGTTTGA
- a CDS encoding DUF1801 domain-containing protein yields the protein MAKAQNKTVASGEDPRDFLLKVEHPTRREDGLVLLDLFTEVSGFEPVMWGPSIIGFGRYHYIYESGREGDFLATGFSPRKSNLSIYIMPGYQDYSEIMGRLGKHKLGKSCLYVNKLADIDLDVLRELVGAGLKDLDKIWTVEAR from the coding sequence ATGGCGAAAGCACAAAACAAGACAGTGGCCAGCGGGGAAGACCCGCGGGACTTTCTTCTGAAAGTGGAGCATCCAACTCGCCGAGAGGACGGTTTGGTGCTACTCGATCTATTTACAGAGGTCAGCGGATTTGAACCGGTGATGTGGGGGCCGTCCATCATTGGGTTTGGCCGGTATCACTACATATATGAAAGCGGCCGAGAGGGCGATTTCCTTGCGACCGGTTTTTCACCACGAAAGTCCAATCTCTCGATCTACATCATGCCCGGCTATCAGGATTATTCAGAGATCATGGGGAGGCTTGGTAAACATAAGCTTGGGAAAAGCTGCCTCTATGTAAACAAACTCGCAGACATCGACCTGGATGTGCTGCGAGAACTCGTCGGGGCAGGGCTGAAAGACCTCGACAAAATCTGGACAGTAGAGGCGCGATAG
- a CDS encoding endonuclease/exonuclease/phosphatase family protein: MSIPRLRIATYNLQKCIGLDLRRRPDRTLQVIEAIQAHVVVLQEVDKRLPPRPAALPHGMVEDHGWRILPFGAPGGSLGWHGNAMLASPDVEVCDTGHINLPGLEPRGAIYADLQTPIGEIRIVGLHLGLLRHYRLLQIAAIVRHLRQLPYMSTVFAGDFNEWGTGRDLDATAKGVSFIQSPPSFPALSPVARLDRFALSSELSHLDTDIHSAQPARIASDHLPVWADIIRSKV, encoded by the coding sequence ATGAGTATACCCCGGTTGCGCATCGCAACCTACAACTTACAGAAATGCATTGGGCTAGATCTTCGCCGCCGACCTGATCGAACTTTGCAGGTTATCGAGGCGATTCAAGCTCATGTGGTGGTTCTGCAGGAGGTAGACAAGCGCCTCCCCCCTCGTCCGGCGGCTCTCCCGCATGGAATGGTTGAAGATCATGGATGGCGGATTCTACCGTTCGGTGCTCCGGGTGGGTCTCTTGGTTGGCATGGCAATGCGATGCTGGCATCGCCAGACGTTGAAGTTTGCGACACCGGACACATTAACCTTCCCGGCCTTGAACCCAGGGGCGCAATTTATGCTGACCTGCAAACACCGATTGGAGAAATCCGTATCGTCGGTCTGCATTTAGGACTTTTGCGCCACTATCGGCTGCTTCAAATCGCGGCCATCGTTCGCCATCTGAGACAGCTTCCCTACATGAGTACCGTTTTCGCAGGTGATTTTAACGAATGGGGTACGGGACGCGATCTTGACGCGACCGCCAAAGGAGTGAGTTTCATCCAATCACCTCCCAGCTTTCCAGCCCTAAGCCCCGTTGCAAGACTTGATCGTTTCGCACTTAGTTCAGAGCTTTCACATCTGGATACCGACATCCATAGCGCCCAACCAGCGAGAATTGCCTCAGATCATTTGCCTGTTTGGGCCGATATTATTCGGAGCAAAGTCTAA
- a CDS encoding MORN repeat-containing protein, translated as MKTKLALSMIAMVAALGTTSPAYAQDSGVLTKQYDDGGVYEGTFKDGLQHGTGTYRLPNGYEYTGAWVEGEILGMGQARFPNGSLYEGEFVKGKPEGIGKITFTDGGTYEGEWVDGKITGQGLATYANGVTYEGGFVNAMHHGTGTMRSPGGYVYAGDWVNGVKEGTGQITYPDGAVYNGAIIAGQRQGTGTLTMPDGLVYEGLWSAGQIDGHGKLTQPNGDVYDGTLVGGQREGFGRVLYANGDIYEGEFKADRREGNGVFIGADGYKYEGDWVAGQIQGNGTVTYPDGSIYVGAFMEDLADGQGMITYPDGSVYEGDWKGGVIQGTGKATYANGLVYEGEFQNAKNHGQGVMTYADGYRYEGSWADGQRHGEGTATYTDGTTYAGNFVDGQREGQGTITMPDGFTYTGEWKAGEIEGQGVATYANGDVYEGTFKAGKRQGAGTMKYASGQEATGDWENGALQQN; from the coding sequence ATGAAAACCAAACTCGCACTTTCTATGATTGCAATGGTGGCAGCTCTCGGCACCACCAGCCCAGCATATGCGCAAGACAGTGGTGTTTTGACCAAGCAATACGATGATGGCGGTGTCTATGAGGGCACCTTCAAAGACGGATTGCAGCACGGCACCGGCACCTATCGTCTTCCAAATGGATACGAATACACAGGCGCTTGGGTTGAAGGCGAAATCCTTGGCATGGGCCAAGCCCGCTTCCCCAACGGCTCGCTGTATGAAGGCGAATTTGTCAAAGGGAAACCAGAAGGCATCGGCAAGATCACCTTTACCGATGGCGGCACTTACGAAGGCGAATGGGTTGATGGGAAGATCACCGGTCAGGGTCTGGCGACCTATGCAAACGGTGTGACCTACGAGGGTGGCTTTGTGAACGCCATGCACCACGGCACCGGCACCATGCGCAGCCCCGGTGGGTATGTTTACGCCGGAGACTGGGTCAACGGTGTGAAAGAAGGTACAGGCCAGATCACTTACCCTGACGGAGCCGTCTACAACGGCGCCATCATTGCGGGTCAACGCCAAGGTACCGGCACGCTGACGATGCCAGACGGGCTGGTCTATGAAGGCCTCTGGAGTGCGGGGCAAATTGACGGTCACGGCAAGCTGACTCAGCCAAATGGCGATGTTTATGATGGTACGCTTGTTGGCGGCCAGCGCGAAGGGTTCGGCCGGGTTCTCTATGCCAATGGCGACATTTACGAAGGCGAGTTCAAAGCCGACCGCCGCGAAGGCAATGGCGTCTTCATCGGCGCAGATGGCTACAAATACGAAGGCGATTGGGTCGCAGGCCAAATCCAAGGAAATGGAACCGTCACCTACCCTGATGGTTCCATCTATGTGGGTGCCTTTATGGAAGACCTCGCGGATGGCCAAGGCATGATCACCTATCCTGATGGTTCTGTTTACGAGGGCGATTGGAAGGGCGGCGTCATTCAAGGGACCGGCAAGGCGACCTATGCAAATGGGCTTGTTTACGAAGGTGAGTTTCAAAACGCCAAGAACCACGGACAGGGTGTCATGACTTACGCGGACGGCTATCGCTATGAAGGTTCATGGGCAGATGGTCAGCGTCACGGCGAAGGCACCGCGACCTACACAGATGGAACGACCTACGCGGGCAACTTCGTGGATGGTCAACGCGAAGGTCAAGGCACAATCACAATGCCCGACGGTTTCACCTATACTGGCGAATGGAAAGCCGGTGAAATCGAAGGGCAAGGCGTCGCGACCTATGCTAATGGCGATGTCTATGAAGGCACGTTCAAGGCCGGTAAGCGTCAGGGTGCAGGAACGATGAAATACGCCTCTGGTCAAGAAGCCACCGGAGATTGGGAAAACGGCGCGCTACAGCAGAACTAA